From a single Pseudomonas sp. A34-9 genomic region:
- a CDS encoding glycosyltransferase yields the protein MIGILIPAHNEEDLLDDCLKAAMRASRHGLLAGERVEVLVVLDSCTDRSAQIVSGYPVLSLHIDARNVGKARAAGAQLLLERGARWISCSDADSRVADDWLVAQLGLGADAVCGTVTVERWHESFDAAAQIRYHRHYRACDGHRHIHGANLGISADAYRWAGGFKPLACDEDVQLVRELERDGANIAWSHRPQVHTSARFDSRARGGFGDYLRNLAQVEQKKADQIDL from the coding sequence ATGATCGGCATTTTGATCCCGGCGCACAACGAGGAAGACTTGCTCGACGATTGCCTGAAGGCAGCGATGCGCGCCAGCCGGCACGGCTTGCTGGCCGGCGAACGGGTCGAGGTATTGGTGGTGCTCGACAGCTGCACTGACCGCTCGGCGCAAATTGTCAGCGGCTATCCAGTGCTGAGCCTTCACATCGACGCGCGCAATGTTGGTAAGGCCCGCGCGGCGGGTGCACAGCTTTTGCTGGAGCGCGGCGCGCGCTGGATCTCCTGCTCGGATGCCGACAGCCGCGTGGCCGACGACTGGCTGGTGGCGCAGTTGGGCTTGGGTGCGGACGCAGTCTGCGGTACCGTCACGGTCGAACGCTGGCATGAGTCGTTCGATGCGGCGGCGCAAATCCGCTACCACCGGCATTACCGTGCCTGCGATGGCCATCGGCACATTCATGGCGCTAATCTGGGCATCAGCGCCGACGCTTATCGCTGGGCCGGAGGCTTTAAACCGTTGGCGTGCGACGAAGATGTGCAGCTGGTGAGGGAGCTGGAACGGGACGGTGCCAACATCGCCTGGAGTCATCGCCCGCAAGTCCACACCAGCGCTCGATTCGACAGCCGTGCTCGCGGTGGCTTTGGTGACTATCTGCGAAATCTGGCACAGGTGGAGCAAAAAAAAGCGGATCAGATTGATCTGTGA
- a CDS encoding acyl-CoA dehydrogenase family protein, translating into MDLHNYIARRPPDYADTVALGNCLRAMVEAGLDRLPLPGSGHTLERFQCLAQVAGHDLGLCKLFEGHTDALAIIEQLGGTPTPGSTWGMWAAEPPQARVKVSQARHMVTLHGRKAWCSGAAVLSHALLTAWDAEDQQQLVAVALDQPGVTVTEQGWQAVGMAATGSVEVLFDGAEAQAIGNPGDYLQRPGFWQGGIGIAACWYGAARQIAEALRAQCGQRPEPHALAHLGAVDSALQAAADVLRFSALHIDAHPEDNAELLARRARAVVEQSAEQVIREVGRALGAGPFCKNRHFARLSADLPVFLRQSHAERDLAALGQMVTAQSREAWRL; encoded by the coding sequence ATGGACTTGCACAACTACATCGCTCGCCGTCCGCCGGACTATGCCGACACGGTGGCCCTCGGCAATTGTCTGCGGGCCATGGTCGAGGCCGGGCTGGACCGTTTGCCGTTGCCGGGCAGTGGCCACACGCTGGAACGTTTTCAGTGTCTGGCGCAGGTCGCCGGGCATGATCTCGGTTTGTGCAAACTGTTCGAAGGCCATACCGACGCACTGGCGATTATCGAGCAACTGGGCGGCACGCCGACGCCGGGCAGCACCTGGGGCATGTGGGCGGCTGAACCGCCGCAGGCGCGAGTCAAGGTCAGCCAGGCCAGGCACATGGTCACGCTGCACGGGCGCAAGGCCTGGTGCTCCGGGGCCGCCGTGCTCAGCCATGCCTTGCTCACCGCGTGGGATGCCGAGGATCAGCAACAACTGGTGGCCGTCGCCCTCGACCAACCTGGCGTGACCGTCACCGAGCAAGGCTGGCAAGCCGTGGGCATGGCCGCCACCGGCAGCGTGGAGGTGCTGTTCGACGGCGCCGAAGCGCAGGCCATCGGCAATCCCGGCGACTATCTGCAACGACCGGGCTTCTGGCAAGGCGGGATCGGGATTGCGGCGTGCTGGTATGGCGCCGCCAGGCAAATTGCCGAAGCGTTGCGCGCACAGTGTGGACAGCGCCCGGAGCCGCACGCCCTCGCCCACCTTGGCGCGGTCGATAGCGCCTTGCAGGCAGCCGCCGATGTGCTGCGTTTCAGCGCCCTGCACATCGATGCACATCCCGAAGACAACGCCGAACTGCTCGCCCGTCGTGCCCGCGCGGTGGTCGAACAGTCAGCTGAGCAGGTGATCCGTGAAGTCGGTCGCGCCCTCGGCGCCGGGCCGTTTTGCAAGAATCGCCACTTTGCCCGGCTCAGCGCTGATCTGCCGGTGTTCCTGCGGCAAAGCCACGCCGAACGCGACCTCGCGGCCCTGGGCCAAATGGTCACCGCCCAATCCAGGGAGGCATGGCGGCTATGA
- the malQ gene encoding 4-alpha-glucanotransferase: MSDAQLEILASRAGLAVDWIDANGRPQKVAPAVLRNVLIGLGHPASTAQEIDASLLELQAVQQDRHLPPLLTSDVGVGVDLARYFAPETPCEIHLEDGSRLNLKLDSEAVLPGLIPVGYQQVHIADQYFTLAVAPERCFSVGDAVDNPIPRAWGLSAQLYALRRPGDGGFGDTQALEELVRVAGERGADALAISPLHAMFSADTGRYSPYSPSSRLFLNPLYAAPGAILGERALRDAIDATGLAEQFAQLEDLKLIDWPAAAEAKQKLLQALYEGFVAGDHPLHPDFASFRHAGGEALENHCRFEAIQEMRAARGENLDWRQWPEHWHDPRGAALEAFAEEYAERIGYFAFCQWLIHRCLERAQTAARSAGMGIGLIADLAVGADGAGSQAWSFQDELLASLTVGAPPDILNRSGQGWGISAFSPEGLIRNGFRAFIDMLRANFAHAGGLRIDHVMGLQRLWVIPNGAAPADGAYLYYPVDDLLRLLTLESHRHQAIVLGEDLGTVPDGLQEKLIARSMLGMRVLLFEQNNSHFKPILDWPDNALATTSTHDLPTLNGWWHGRDIDWNARLGFVDANGEIEWRHHRQREREGLRNALSQDPQNFREESHEADQVVDASVRFLGHTRAPLVLLPLEDALGINEQANLPGTIDTHPNWSRRLPAPSETLLDGADAARRLELLACARLQAAERDQ, from the coding sequence ATGAGCGATGCGCAACTGGAAATTCTTGCAAGCCGCGCCGGCCTTGCCGTCGACTGGATCGACGCCAACGGCCGTCCGCAAAAAGTCGCCCCGGCGGTGCTGCGCAATGTGCTTATCGGGCTCGGCCATCCGGCCAGCACGGCGCAGGAAATCGACGCCAGCCTGTTGGAACTGCAAGCCGTTCAACAAGACCGCCATCTGCCGCCGCTGCTGACCAGCGATGTCGGCGTCGGCGTTGACTTGGCGCGCTATTTCGCCCCGGAAACTCCGTGTGAAATTCATCTTGAAGACGGCTCGCGGTTGAACCTGAAACTCGACTCCGAAGCGGTGTTGCCGGGCCTGATCCCGGTGGGCTATCAACAAGTACACATCGCCGATCAATATTTCACCCTCGCTGTGGCCCCGGAGCGCTGCTTCAGCGTCGGCGATGCGGTCGATAACCCGATTCCCCGCGCCTGGGGCTTGAGTGCGCAGCTGTATGCCTTGCGCCGTCCCGGCGACGGCGGTTTCGGCGACACTCAAGCGCTGGAAGAACTGGTGCGCGTGGCCGGTGAGCGTGGCGCCGATGCCTTGGCAATCAGCCCGCTGCACGCCATGTTCAGCGCCGATACCGGCCGTTATAGCCCTTATTCGCCGTCCAGCCGGCTGTTCCTTAATCCGCTGTACGCCGCACCGGGCGCGATTCTCGGTGAACGCGCCTTGCGCGATGCGATCGATGCCACAGGTTTGGCCGAGCAGTTTGCGCAACTCGAAGACCTGAAACTGATCGACTGGCCTGCGGCTGCCGAGGCCAAGCAAAAGCTTTTGCAAGCCTTGTACGAAGGCTTCGTCGCCGGTGACCATCCGTTACACCCCGACTTTGCCAGTTTCCGCCACGCCGGTGGCGAAGCACTGGAAAACCACTGCCGGTTCGAAGCGATTCAGGAAATGCGCGCCGCCCGTGGCGAAAACCTCGACTGGCGGCAATGGCCAGAGCACTGGCACGACCCGCGCGGCGCCGCGCTGGAAGCCTTTGCCGAGGAATATGCCGAGCGCATCGGCTACTTCGCCTTTTGCCAATGGCTGATCCACCGCTGCCTCGAGCGTGCGCAAACCGCTGCCCGCAGTGCCGGCATGGGCATCGGCCTGATTGCCGATCTGGCCGTCGGTGCTGACGGCGCCGGCAGTCAGGCGTGGAGCTTTCAGGATGAATTGCTCGCCTCGCTCACCGTGGGCGCGCCGCCGGACATTCTCAATCGCTCCGGCCAGGGCTGGGGGATTTCCGCGTTTTCCCCTGAGGGCCTGATTCGCAATGGTTTTCGTGCCTTCATCGACATGCTGCGTGCCAATTTCGCCCACGCCGGCGGCTTGCGCATCGACCACGTCATGGGCCTGCAACGCTTGTGGGTGATCCCCAATGGCGCCGCGCCCGCCGACGGCGCCTACCTGTATTACCCGGTGGATGATCTGCTGCGTTTGCTGACCCTGGAATCCCATCGTCATCAAGCCATCGTCCTCGGCGAAGACCTCGGCACTGTGCCCGATGGCTTGCAGGAAAAACTCATCGCCCGCTCCATGCTCGGCATGCGCGTGCTGTTGTTCGAACAGAACAACAGCCATTTCAAACCGATTCTCGATTGGCCGGACAATGCGCTGGCAACCACCAGCACTCACGACCTGCCGACGCTCAATGGCTGGTGGCATGGCCGCGACATCGACTGGAACGCGCGCCTGGGGTTTGTCGACGCCAACGGCGAAATCGAATGGCGCCATCACCGCCAGCGCGAGCGCGAAGGCCTGCGCAACGCCTTGAGTCAGGACCCGCAGAATTTTCGCGAGGAGTCCCACGAGGCCGATCAAGTGGTCGATGCCAGCGTGCGTTTCCTGGGCCACACCCGTGCGCCGCTGGTGCTGTTACCGCTGGAAGATGCGCTGGGCATTAACGAGCAGGCCAATCTGCCGGGGACCATCGACACCCATCCGAACTGGTCGCGACGCTTGCCCGCCCCGAGCGAAACCTTGCTCGATGGCGCGGATGCGGCGCGACGTCTTGAACTACTGGCGTGCGCGCGCCTCCAGGCTGCCGAGCGTGACCAATGA
- a CDS encoding malto-oligosyltrehalose synthase, whose protein sequence is MNQTLIQPLRATLRLQFHKGFTLEQAVPLVPYFARLGISHIYASPLLAARAGSMHGYDVVDPTQVNPELGGEPALRRLVSTLRDHDMGLILDIVSNHMAVGGNDNPWWLDLLEWGRLSPYGEFFDIQWHSPDPLMEGQLLLPFLGSDYGVALQEGTLKLRFNAQTGSFYVEHYDHHFPICPNDYGELLKSAEALKPLADRFTALSYQTDAHSLAMPLKEELRQLASDPRTLDAIQSLLAHYDSTTEEGFHKLHQLLERQSYRLASWRTAADDINWRRFFDINELGGLRVERPAVFEATHGKIFQLIAEGLVDGLRIDHIDGLADPRGYCRKLRRRVDLLAPGRHLPIYIEKILGAGETPRRDWAVDGTTGYEFMNQLSLLQHDPDGEYVLGDLWQRRSERPAAFIEEAQLARQQILNGSLASDCESVAQALLQVARDDLMTRDLTLGAIRRVLQALIVHFPVYRTYISALGRSAQDEVFFQQAMDGARQTLSEADWPVLDCVAAWLGGTPWRRKPHGRSRKILKHACVRFQQLTSPAAAKAVEDTALYRSAVLLSRNDVGYNTEQFSAPVSDFHAVNQQRLNEFPDNLLATATHDHKRGEDTRARLAVLSERSHWYAEQIELWRALARPVRVDEQMPSSGDELILYQALLGSWPLQLCDDDQAGFADYARRIWQWQQKALREAKLQSSWSAPNEAYENAAQAFTEKLLTGEEGELLRAALSKTVNSIAAAGALNGLAQTLLRMTVPGVPDLYQGNEFWDFSLVDPDNRRPVDYAAREQSLQAPAPIADLLPHWRDGRIKQALIAQVLNLRVEHAELFRRGSYQALEVLGSQAHNVLAFAREHEGQQAIVIVPIRCANLLENGAVPQVDALRWGDTRVVLPFAASETNLKGLFSSRAVTKNRELNISDALGDVPVNLFIQHLT, encoded by the coding sequence ATGAATCAAACGCTTATCCAGCCATTGCGTGCGACATTACGTCTGCAATTTCATAAGGGCTTCACCCTCGAACAAGCCGTGCCGCTGGTGCCGTACTTTGCCCGACTGGGCATCAGCCACATTTACGCCTCGCCGCTGCTCGCCGCCCGCGCAGGTTCAATGCATGGCTACGACGTGGTCGACCCGACTCAGGTCAATCCGGAACTGGGTGGCGAACCCGCGTTGCGGCGTCTGGTCAGCACCCTGCGTGACCACGACATGGGGCTGATCCTCGACATCGTTTCCAACCACATGGCGGTCGGCGGCAATGACAATCCGTGGTGGCTGGATTTGCTCGAATGGGGACGCCTGAGTCCCTATGGCGAATTCTTCGACATCCAGTGGCACTCGCCGGACCCGCTGATGGAAGGCCAGTTGCTGCTGCCGTTTCTCGGCAGCGATTACGGGGTCGCGTTGCAGGAAGGCACGCTGAAGCTGCGCTTCAATGCGCAGACCGGCAGCTTTTACGTCGAGCATTACGACCATCACTTCCCGATCTGCCCGAATGATTACGGTGAGTTGCTCAAATCCGCAGAGGCGTTGAAACCACTGGCCGATCGTTTCACTGCGCTCAGCTATCAGACCGACGCCCATTCGCTGGCCATGCCATTAAAGGAAGAGTTGCGGCAACTGGCGAGCGATCCGCGAACGCTCGACGCGATCCAAAGCCTTCTGGCGCACTACGATTCCACCACCGAGGAAGGCTTCCACAAGCTGCATCAATTGCTGGAGCGTCAGAGCTATCGTCTGGCGAGTTGGCGCACGGCGGCGGACGACATCAACTGGCGGCGCTTCTTCGACATCAACGAGCTCGGTGGGCTGCGCGTCGAGCGCCCGGCGGTGTTCGAAGCCACCCACGGCAAAATCTTCCAGTTGATCGCTGAAGGGCTGGTCGACGGTCTGCGCATCGACCATATCGACGGCCTCGCCGATCCGCGTGGTTATTGCCGCAAACTGCGGCGGCGCGTCGATCTGCTGGCACCGGGCAGGCACCTGCCGATCTACATAGAGAAGATCCTCGGCGCCGGTGAAACCCCGCGCCGCGACTGGGCAGTGGACGGCACCACCGGTTATGAGTTCATGAACCAGTTGTCGCTGCTGCAACACGACCCGGACGGCGAATACGTGCTCGGTGATCTGTGGCAACGGCGCAGCGAACGCCCCGCCGCGTTCATCGAAGAAGCACAACTGGCGCGGCAGCAAATTCTCAACGGCTCGCTGGCCAGTGATTGCGAAAGCGTCGCCCAGGCCCTGCTGCAAGTCGCCCGCGATGACCTGATGACCCGCGATTTGACCCTGGGTGCAATCCGCCGGGTGTTGCAGGCGCTGATCGTGCACTTCCCGGTGTACCGCACTTACATCAGCGCCTTGGGCCGCTCGGCGCAGGACGAGGTGTTTTTCCAGCAGGCCATGGACGGCGCCCGGCAAACGCTGAGCGAAGCCGACTGGCCGGTGCTCGACTGCGTTGCCGCCTGGCTCGGTGGCACACCGTGGCGGCGCAAACCGCACGGCCGCTCACGCAAGATTCTCAAGCATGCCTGCGTACGCTTTCAACAACTGACTTCTCCGGCGGCGGCCAAAGCGGTCGAGGACACCGCGCTGTACCGCTCGGCGGTACTGTTGTCGCGCAATGACGTCGGCTACAACACTGAACAGTTCAGTGCCCCGGTCAGCGACTTTCATGCGGTCAATCAGCAACGGTTGAATGAATTCCCCGACAACTTGCTCGCCACCGCGACCCATGATCACAAACGTGGCGAAGACACCCGCGCACGGCTGGCCGTGCTCAGTGAACGCAGCCATTGGTACGCCGAGCAGATCGAACTATGGCGCGCCCTCGCCCGCCCGGTGCGGGTTGACGAGCAAATGCCGTCGAGCGGCGATGAGCTGATCCTCTATCAAGCGTTGCTGGGCAGTTGGCCGCTGCAATTGTGCGATGACGATCAGGCCGGGTTCGCCGACTACGCCAGACGCATCTGGCAATGGCAACAGAAAGCCCTGCGCGAGGCGAAGCTGCAAAGCAGTTGGAGCGCACCCAATGAAGCCTATGAAAACGCCGCGCAGGCGTTCACGGAAAAACTCCTCACCGGTGAAGAAGGCGAACTGCTGCGCGCAGCACTGAGCAAGACCGTCAACAGTATCGCCGCTGCCGGCGCCCTCAATGGCTTGGCGCAAACCTTGCTGCGCATGACCGTGCCGGGGGTGCCGGATCTGTATCAGGGTAACGAGTTCTGGGACTTCAGCCTAGTCGATCCGGACAATCGCCGGCCGGTGGATTACGCCGCTCGCGAGCAATCACTGCAAGCACCTGCGCCGATCGCGGACTTGTTGCCGCACTGGCGTGACGGGCGCATCAAGCAAGCCTTGATCGCCCAAGTGTTGAACCTGCGTGTCGAGCATGCCGAGCTGTTCCGCCGTGGCAGCTACCAGGCCCTGGAAGTGCTCGGCAGTCAGGCGCACAACGTGCTCGCGTTTGCCCGTGAGCACGAGGGGCAGCAGGCCATCGTGATCGTGCCGATCCGTTGCGCAAACCTGCTGGAAAACGGTGCTGTACCTCAGGTTGATGCGCTGCGCTGGGGCGATACGCGGGTGGTTCTACCGTTCGCCGCCTCTGAAACAAACCTGAAGGGACTTTTTTCAAGCCGCGCAGTCACAAAAAACAGGGAGCTGAATATCAGCGACGCGCTGGGGGATGTCCCGGTCAATCTCTTTATCCAACACTTAACGTGA
- a CDS encoding PIG-L family deacetylase, giving the protein MSAVKKDNPIVGQGTSLQQWQGSRQLAELDSIDVLDLVPPGSRAVIIAPHPDDEVLGCGGLLQLLAAAGRPLQLISVTDGSASHPGSERWSVERLSVIRPQESSEALRRLGVPMHRLKWLRGGFTDTQVAAQEAELSDFLERHLRAEDVIFTTWREDGHCDHEAVGRASAEAARRVGASCHELPVWTWHWATPEDAVVPWQRARKILLTPAQVARKRHAVHAFASQLEGDADAGLAPVLAPYVLDRLLQPFEVVFL; this is encoded by the coding sequence ATGAGCGCGGTCAAGAAAGATAATCCGATCGTCGGCCAAGGCACGTCACTGCAGCAATGGCAGGGCTCGCGGCAACTGGCGGAACTGGACAGCATCGATGTTCTCGATCTGGTCCCGCCGGGTTCGCGGGCGGTGATCATTGCGCCGCACCCTGACGATGAAGTGCTCGGTTGCGGCGGTTTGTTGCAACTGCTCGCCGCCGCTGGCCGACCTTTGCAACTGATCTCGGTCACCGACGGCAGCGCCAGTCATCCCGGTTCCGAGCGCTGGTCCGTCGAGCGCCTCAGCGTGATCCGTCCGCAGGAATCCTCTGAAGCACTGCGCCGTCTCGGCGTACCCATGCATCGTCTGAAGTGGCTGCGTGGCGGGTTCACCGACACCCAGGTGGCGGCGCAAGAAGCCGAGCTGAGCGATTTCCTCGAGCGCCATCTGCGCGCCGAAGATGTCATTTTTACCACGTGGCGCGAAGACGGCCATTGCGACCACGAAGCCGTCGGCCGCGCCAGTGCCGAGGCCGCCCGCCGCGTCGGTGCGAGTTGCCATGAACTGCCGGTGTGGACGTGGCACTGGGCAACCCCGGAAGACGCCGTCGTACCCTGGCAACGGGCACGCAAGATTCTCCTGACGCCGGCGCAAGTCGCGCGCAAGCGCCACGCGGTGCATGCCTTCGCCAGTCAACTGGAAGGCGATGCTGACGCCGGACTCGCTCCGGTGCTGGCGCCCTACGTGCTTGATCGCCTGTTGCAGCCCTTCGAAGTGGTGTTTCTATGA
- the glgX gene encoding glycogen debranching protein GlgX codes for MTRPKKAEPTAHAEPSRIREGLPFPLGATWDGLGVNFALFSANATKVELCIFDDAGEVELERIELPEYTDEIYHGYLPDAHPGLIYGYRVYGPYDPANGHRFNHNKLLIDPYAKQLVGELKWSEALFGYTIGHPDADLSFDERDSAPFVPKCKVIDPAHTWGNDHRVSVPWDKTIIYETHVRGISMRHPAVPENVRGTFAGLMVDDVLEHIRKLGVSTVELLPIHAFVNDQHLLHKGMTNYWGYNSIAFFAPDPRYLASGKIAEFKEMVAHLHEANLEVILDVVYNHTAEGNEQGPTLSMRGIDNASYYRLMPDDKRFYINDSGTGNTLDLSHPCVLQMVTDSLRYWASEMHVDGFRFDLATILGRYHDGFDERHSFLVACRQDPVLRQVKMIAEPWDCGPGGYQVGNFPPGWVEWNDKFRDTVRAFWKGDDGQVADFASRMTASGEMFNQRGRRPYSSVNFITAHDGFTLNDLVSYNDKHNEANDENNQDGSNNNLSWNHGVEGPTDDPEINALRHRQMRNFFATLLLAQGTPMIVAGDEFARTQDGNNNAYCQDSEIGWVNWDLSEDGKALLKFVKRLIKLRLAYPILRRGRFLVGEYNEDIGVKDVTWLAPDATEMTTEHWHDAHNRCLGMLLDGRAQETGIRRKGADATLLLVVNAHHDVVNFTLPEVPEGSFWTCMIDTNQPAIRGQERFDFGHEYSVTGRSLLLFELQREEED; via the coding sequence ATGACCCGTCCAAAGAAAGCCGAGCCCACCGCGCACGCCGAGCCGTCGAGAATCCGTGAAGGCCTGCCCTTCCCGCTCGGAGCGACCTGGGATGGTCTGGGGGTGAACTTTGCTCTGTTTTCCGCCAACGCCACCAAGGTCGAACTGTGCATCTTCGACGATGCCGGCGAGGTCGAACTCGAACGCATCGAACTGCCCGAATACACCGACGAGATTTACCACGGCTACTTGCCCGATGCGCACCCGGGGCTGATCTACGGCTACCGCGTCTACGGCCCGTATGACCCGGCCAACGGCCACCGTTTCAACCACAACAAATTGCTCATCGACCCGTACGCCAAACAATTGGTCGGCGAACTGAAATGGTCGGAAGCGCTGTTCGGCTACACCATCGGCCACCCTGACGCCGATCTGAGTTTCGACGAACGCGACAGCGCGCCCTTCGTGCCCAAATGCAAGGTCATCGACCCGGCGCACACCTGGGGCAACGACCACCGCGTCAGCGTGCCGTGGGACAAGACCATCATTTATGAAACCCATGTGCGCGGCATCAGCATGCGCCACCCTGCGGTGCCGGAGAACGTGCGCGGTACCTTCGCCGGGTTGATGGTCGACGACGTGCTCGAACACATTCGCAAGCTCGGCGTTTCCACGGTCGAGTTGCTGCCAATTCACGCCTTCGTCAACGACCAGCACTTGCTGCACAAAGGCATGACCAACTACTGGGGCTACAACAGCATCGCGTTTTTCGCCCCCGACCCGCGCTATCTCGCCAGCGGCAAGATCGCCGAGTTCAAGGAGATGGTTGCGCACCTGCACGAAGCCAATCTCGAAGTGATTCTCGACGTGGTCTATAACCACACCGCCGAAGGCAACGAGCAAGGCCCGACCCTATCGATGCGCGGCATCGACAACGCCTCATACTACCGACTGATGCCGGATGACAAACGCTTCTACATCAACGATTCCGGCACCGGCAACACCCTCGACCTGAGTCATCCGTGCGTGCTGCAAATGGTCACCGACTCGCTGCGCTACTGGGCCAGTGAGATGCATGTCGACGGCTTCCGTTTCGATCTGGCGACCATTCTCGGCCGCTATCACGACGGTTTCGACGAGCGCCACAGCTTCCTCGTCGCCTGTCGTCAGGACCCGGTGTTGCGTCAGGTGAAAATGATCGCCGAGCCGTGGGACTGCGGCCCCGGTGGCTATCAGGTCGGCAACTTCCCGCCGGGCTGGGTCGAATGGAACGACAAGTTCCGCGACACCGTGCGTGCGTTCTGGAAAGGTGATGACGGCCAGGTTGCCGACTTCGCCAGTCGCATGACCGCCTCCGGCGAGATGTTCAACCAGCGCGGGCGGCGTCCGTATTCCTCGGTGAACTTCATCACCGCCCACGACGGTTTCACTCTCAACGATCTGGTCTCGTACAACGACAAGCACAACGAAGCCAACGACGAGAACAATCAGGACGGCAGCAACAACAACCTGTCGTGGAACCACGGCGTCGAAGGCCCGACCGACGATCCGGAAATCAATGCCCTGCGCCACCGGCAGATGCGCAATTTCTTCGCCACGTTGCTGCTGGCCCAAGGCACGCCGATGATCGTCGCCGGTGACGAGTTCGCGCGCACTCAGGACGGCAACAACAACGCCTATTGCCAGGACAGCGAAATCGGCTGGGTCAACTGGGATCTGAGCGAGGACGGCAAGGCCCTGCTCAAGTTCGTCAAACGTCTGATCAAGTTGCGTCTGGCCTATCCGATCCTGCGCCGTGGGCGTTTTCTGGTTGGCGAGTACAACGAGGACATCGGCGTCAAGGACGTCACCTGGCTGGCCCCGGACGCCACCGAGATGACCACCGAGCACTGGCACGACGCGCACAATCGCTGCCTGGGCATGTTGCTCGATGGTCGCGCGCAAGAAACCGGCATTCGCCGCAAAGGCGCCGACGCGACCCTGCTGCTGGTGGTCAACGCCCATCATGACGTCGTCAACTTCACGTTGCCGGAAGTGCCGGAAGGCAGTTTCTGGACCTGCATGATCGACACCAATCAGCCGGCGATCCGTGGCCAGGAACGCTTCGACTTCGGCCACGAATACTCGGTCACCGGGCGCTCGCTGCTGCTGTTCGAACTGCAACGTGAAGAAGAAGACTGA
- a CDS encoding SAM-dependent methyltransferase: protein MSVEDRYFDGLFAGNDDPWAFRDRWYEQRKRAITLAALPRPHYRAIFEPGCANGELSAELASRCDRLLCCDTASAAVTLARTRLSLFDHAEVRQNRLPGDWPEEKFDLIVFSEIGYYLDGEDLTEVIRRASDCLTADGQLLACHWRPPIDGCPLNARQVHDLIHEKLHLPRLVLHQEADFILELWSREPRSVAALEGLR from the coding sequence ATGAGTGTCGAGGATCGCTATTTCGACGGCCTGTTTGCCGGCAACGATGACCCGTGGGCCTTCCGCGATCGCTGGTACGAGCAGCGCAAACGCGCGATCACCCTCGCCGCCCTGCCGCGTCCGCATTATCGGGCAATCTTTGAGCCGGGATGCGCCAACGGCGAGTTGAGCGCCGAACTGGCCAGCCGCTGCGATCGCTTGCTGTGCTGCGACACCGCCAGTGCGGCGGTGACCTTGGCGCGCACGCGTTTGAGTCTGTTCGATCACGCCGAAGTGCGGCAAAACCGTCTTCCCGGCGACTGGCCGGAGGAAAAATTCGACCTGATTGTATTTAGCGAGATCGGCTACTACCTCGATGGCGAAGATCTGACAGAAGTAATCCGTCGGGCCAGTGATTGCCTGACTGCCGACGGCCAGCTCCTCGCCTGTCACTGGCGTCCGCCCATCGATGGCTGCCCGCTGAACGCGCGACAGGTTCATGACCTGATCCACGAAAAACTGCATCTGCCGCGACTGGTGCTGCATCAGGAAGCGGATTTCATCCTTGAGCTGTGGAGCCGCGAACCGCGCTCGGTGGCGGCACTGGAGGGATTGCGATGA
- a CDS encoding DUF2934 domain-containing protein, with the protein MSTDDKRIREFAYQIWESEGKPEGHEERHWEMARKLAEAEALAPKKPPKAAGSKTAGKAAEAKAPAAKPKPAAKAKPASAAKVIPPGEKAAEKKPKAPRKPSAI; encoded by the coding sequence ATGAGTACCGACGATAAACGCATTCGCGAATTCGCCTATCAAATCTGGGAATCGGAAGGCAAGCCTGAAGGGCACGAGGAGCGCCACTGGGAGATGGCGCGCAAACTGGCCGAAGCGGAAGCCCTGGCACCGAAGAAACCACCGAAGGCTGCCGGCAGCAAAACCGCAGGCAAGGCCGCCGAGGCCAAAGCGCCGGCCGCCAAACCGAAACCTGCGGCCAAAGCCAAACCCGCCAGCGCCGCCAAAGTGATTCCCCCGGGCGAAAAAGCCGCCGAGAAAAAGCCTAAAGCGCCGCGAAAGCCTTCGGCGATCTGA